From the genome of Leptodactylus fuscus isolate aLepFus1 chromosome 1, aLepFus1.hap2, whole genome shotgun sequence, one region includes:
- the LOC142200769 gene encoding uncharacterized protein LOC142200769 has product MEQVKAKALQDQAESLRKEMDKVEDTAKIKDKEIEKLKETLKSQKETMKKLAVELKQEAREMVHNTVLREQKKWESEKRDALQIQRHTLEEEKLREMADLREALEREHRMSMALEKKCADLQNTIQEHENHHRSLQREKQEALDELRSILKEEKQEDMRRLEQELAQEKERDIERLKQCLQQMEEEQHELRAEKNESIFREREAMAQAERAERALAREINTACERIQCTPGRSKVSSPSRSRHGSPSRPSTSQALKVLHEVSEETNLFIHELQQEVEAQKRTVVHVQKEKVTCNMYITIRERELQQLKEQMQLEKEKALDMLKDRLIQEHIEEITNLQREQLRESNGGENQSLRQKLREKDNELKAIQRNMAKWKDETSTKLARKFEEELNAELEKSLSRSKASDSHRNPERIGSAIRRLSLERKDNSHLRSASSPSLNGVGPQHDFSALKILRNLQGRVKELRADSAGYHGKSMEDLSILRTDLEGSYREKRPIIMERSMSQVQGYMRK; this is encoded by the exons ATGGAACAAGTGAAAGCAAAAGCTCTTCAAGATCAAGCAGAATCTCTGAGAAAAGAAATGGATAAAGTTGAAGATACCGCCAAG attaaagacaaagaaattgAAAAGTTGAAGGAGACTCTTAAGTCACAAAAGGAAACAATGAAGAAATTGGCTGTAGAGCTCAAACAGGAAGCAAGGGAAATG GTGCACAATACAGTGCTGCGAGAGCAGAAAAAGTGGGAAAGTGAAAAAAGAGACGCTCTTCAAATACAGAGGCACACACTGGAGGAAGAGAAACTTCGAGAAATGGCAGATCTGCGGGAAGCATTGGAAAGAGAGCATAGGATGTCTATGGCATTGGAAAAGAAATGTGCTGACCTCCAAAAT ACAATTCAGGAGCATGAAAATCACCATCGTTCGCTACAGCGTGAGAAGCAAGAAGCTTTAGATGAACTACGTAGTATCCTAAAAGAAGAGAAGCAAGAAGATATGAGGAGACTGGAGCAAGAGCTGGCACAA GAGAAGGAACGGGACATTGAGCGCCTGAAGCAGTGTCTGCAGCAGATGGAAGAAGAGCAGCATGAGCTCAGGGCTGAAAAGAATGAATCAATTTTCAGAGAGCGAGAGGCAATGGCCCAGGCTGAGCGAGCAGAAAGGGCCCTTGCCAGGGAGATCAATACAGCTTGTGAACGCATACAGTGTACTCCTGGGAGGTCTAAAGTGTCAAGTCCATCACGAAGCAGACATGG GAGTCCTTCTCGTCCTTCCACCAGCCAAGCATTGAAGGTGCTGCATGAAGTAAGTGAGGAAACCAACCTGTTCATTCATGAACTACAACAAGAAGTAGAAGCTCAGAAGCGCACTGTAGTGCATGTGCAAAAAGAAAAGGTAACATGTAACATGTATATCACCATTAGA GAACGTGAGCTACAGCAGTTAAAAGAACAGATGCAGCTTGAAAAGGAGAAAGCTCTGGATATGTTAAAAGATAGACTCATACAG GAACATATAGAGGAAATTACTAACCTGCAGCGAGAACAACTAAGGGAGTCCAATGGAGGTGAGAACCAGTCTCTACGGCAGAAGCTTAGAGAGAAGGACAATGAACTAAAAGCCATCCAGAGAAACATGGCCAAATGGAAAGATGAGACTTCCACAAAACTTGCTAGAAAATTTGAAGAGGAACTTAATGCAGAACTTGAAAA AAGTTTGTCCAGGAGTAAAGCCTCAGATAGTCACCGGAACCCAGAGAGAATTGGTTCAGCCATTCGGAGATTGTCATTG GAAAGAAAAGACAATTCCCATCTGAGGTCAGCGTCCAGCCCATCACTTAATGGTGTCGGGCCACAGCATGATTTCAGTGCACTGAAGATTCTGCGCAATTTACAAGGGAGAGTGAAGGAACTACGAGCAGACAGTGCAGGATACCATGGCAAGAGCATGGAGGATCTGAGTATACTAAGGACTGACCTGGAAGGCTCATACCGAGAGAAA AGACCTATTATAATGGAACGATCCATGTCACAGGTCCAAGGATACATGAGGAAATAA
- the LOC142200847 gene encoding uncharacterized protein LOC142200847 produces the protein MWDCSMLKQDVACEEERLSQRRSQYREAEQLFNDVLQQKKEAYHELQSVRDLLESTQKEVVKMEVRVRESQVTEEDFRRELVILEYKRGEYMKELQELELELESIRQQCSSTHSSQVSSFQYEISSLKTERDELKARLRHLEGSLTFMERQELERQLNHTKSELFSEQRTSRAKIEKLHENLEECQSKLEESRADIAEKQEKNRQLKSQLRELEKKYESQFQSQAEEASEQKEAYSQQITDLTAQVKEQSTRTSWSC, from the exons ATGTGGGATTGCAGTATGCTAAAGCAG GATGTAGCATGTGAAGAAGAGAGATTGTCACAAAGgagatcacagtacagggaagcaGAACAGCTATTTAATGATGTCCTGCAACAGAAAAAG GAAGCTTATCATGAACTGCAGTCTGTACGTGATTTACTAGAGAGTACCCAAAAAGAAGTTGTGAAGATGGAAGTGCGTGTGAGGGAGAGCCAAGTCACAGAGGAGGACTTCAG GCGTGAGCTAGTGATCCTGGAGTACAAACGGGGCGAGTATATGAAAGAATTGCAGGAACTAGAGCTGGAACTGGAATCCATACGACAACAATGCTCCAGTACTCATAGCAGCCAAGTATCCAGCTTTCAGTACGAG ATTTCGTCTTTGAAAACAGAGAGAGACGAGCTAAAGGCGCGTCTTCGTCATCTTGAGGGAAGCTTGACATTTATGGAAAGGCAGGAGCTAGAACGTCAGCTGAACCATACAAAGTCAGAACTGTTTTCTGAGCAACGGACGTCTAGAGCAAAGATAGAGAAGCTGCATGAG AATTTAGAGGAGTGTCAGAGTAAACTGGAGGAATCAAGAGCAGACATTGCTGAGAAGCAGGAAAAGAACAGACAGCTGAAGTCACAGCTGCGAGAGCTTGAAAAAAAGTATGAGAGCCAATTCCAG AGTCAGGCAGAAGAAGCCAGTGAACAAAAAGAAGCATACAGCCAGCAGATTACTGACCTTACTGCACAAGTCAAGGAACAAAGCACAAGGACG AGCTGGAGCTGCTGA